In Ascaphus truei isolate aAscTru1 chromosome 7, aAscTru1.hap1, whole genome shotgun sequence, one genomic interval encodes:
- the INHBB gene encoding inhibin beta B chain, with translation MPSPPPALLLMLLAGVLCAAGNPTPEPPAPDTCSSCGLRPPEEGSRMDQDFLEAVKRHILSRLHMRGRPNITHAVPKAAMVTALRKLHAGRLREDGRLEIPHLDGHAMSSPEQQEQSSEIISFAETDDLTASRVRLSFMISNEGNQNLFVFQSNLWLYLKLLPEATEKGNRRKIRMKVHFQDPANPETMSVVEKKVDIRRSGWHTFPLSEAIQALFEKGERRLNLEVQCDGCEEYSVIPVYVDPGEESHRPFLVVHARLADNKHRIRKRGLECDGRTNLCCRQQFYIDFRLIGWNDWIIAPSGYYGNYCEGSCPAYLAGVPGSASSFHTAVVNQYRMRGLNPGTVNSCCIPTKLSTMSMLYFDDEYNIVKRDVPNMIVEECGCA, from the exons ATGCCCAGCCCGCCCCCCGCCCTCCTGCTGATGCTGCTGGCCGGTGTCCTGTGCGCGGCCGGTAACCCCACGCCGGAGCCGCCGGCCCCGGACACCTGCTCGTCCTGCGGCCTCAGACCCCCGGAGGAGGGCAGCCGGATGGACCAGGACTTCCTGGAGGCGGTGAAGAGGCACATCCTGAGCCGGCTGCACATGCGGGGCCGGCCCAACATCACCCACGCGGTGCCCAAGGCGGCCATGGTGACCGCGCTGAGGAAGCTGCACGCCGGCCGGCTGAGGGAGGACGGCCGGCTGGAGATCCCTCACCTGGACGGACACGCCATGTCCAGCCCCGAGCAGCAGGAGCAGAGCTCCGAGATCATCAGCTTCGCGGAGACAG ACGATCTGACGGCTTCCAGGGTCCGCCTCTCGTTCATGATCTCAAACGAAGGGAACCAAAACCTCTTCGTCTTCCAGTCCAACCTGTGGCTTTACCTGAAGCTGCTGCCCGAGGCCACGGAGAAGGGCAACCGGCGCAAAATCCGGATGAAGGTGCATTTCCAAGACCCGGCCAACCCAGAAACCATGAGTGTGGTAGAGAAGAAAGTTGATATCAGAAGAAGCGGTTGGCATACGTTCCCCCTCTCCGAGGCTATCCAGGCTCTCTtcgagaagggggagaggaggctgAATCTGGAGGTCCAGTGCGATGGGTGCGAGGAGTATTCAGTTATCCCAGTTTACGTGGACCCCGGCGAAGAATCCCATCGGCCCTTTCTGGTGGTCCATGCCCGTTTAGCCGACAACAAGCACCGGATTCGGAAAAGAGGCCTCGAGTGTGATGGACGCACAAATCTGTGTTGCAGGCAGCAGTTTTACATTGACTTCCGACTCATTGGCTGGAATGATTGGATCATAGCTCCATCAGGATACTATGGGAATTACTGTGAGGGCAGCTGCCCAGCTTACTTGGCTGGAGTCCCAGGTTCAGCGTCGTCCTTTCACACAGCGGTGGTGAATCAGTACAGGATGAGAGGGCTGAATCCAGGGACTGTGAACTCCTGTTGCATTCCAACCAAGCTAAGCACGATGTCTATGCTCTACTTCGATGACGAATACAACATTGTCAAAAGAGACGTTCCCAACATGATTGTGGAGGAATGTGGATGTGCATGA